Proteins from one Pseudomonas bijieensis genomic window:
- the rplD gene encoding 50S ribosomal protein L4 — MQLNVNDAQAIEVSELTFGGEFNETLVHQAVVAYMAGGRQGSKQQKTRSDVSGGGKRPWRQKGTGRARAGTIRSPIWRGGGTTFAARPQDHSQKLNKKMYRAAMRSILAELVRTDRLVVVQDFAVEAPKTKDLLNKLNGMGLTDVLIVSDAVDQNLYLAARNLPHVDVRDVQGSDPVSLIAYDKVLITVSAVKKFEELLG; from the coding sequence ATGCAATTAAATGTAAATGACGCTCAAGCGATCGAAGTTTCCGAACTGACATTTGGCGGCGAATTCAACGAGACGCTGGTTCACCAAGCAGTCGTGGCCTACATGGCTGGCGGCCGTCAAGGTAGCAAGCAGCAAAAGACCCGTTCCGACGTTTCCGGTGGCGGCAAGCGCCCATGGCGTCAGAAAGGTACTGGCCGTGCTCGTGCCGGTACTATCCGTAGCCCAATCTGGCGTGGCGGCGGTACCACTTTCGCAGCTCGTCCTCAGGATCACTCCCAGAAGCTGAACAAGAAGATGTATCGCGCAGCAATGCGTTCCATCCTTGCTGAGCTGGTGCGTACTGATCGTCTGGTCGTGGTTCAGGACTTCGCTGTTGAAGCACCGAAAACCAAAGATCTGCTGAACAAGCTGAACGGCATGGGCCTGACTGACGTCCTGATCGTGTCTGACGCTGTTGATCAGAACCTGTACCTGGCTGCTCGCAACCTGCCACACGTCGACGTTCGTGACGTGCAAGGTTCCGATCCGGTCAGTCTGATCGCATACGACAAGGTGTTGATCACCGTGTCGGCCGTGAAGAAATTCGAGGAGCTGCTGGGATGA
- the rplW gene encoding 50S ribosomal protein L23, translating into MNQERVFKVLLGPHVSEKATVLADKKGQFVFKVATDATKLEIKKAVESLFSVKVERVTTLNVLGKSKRTARGLGKRNDWKKAVISLQPGQDLDFSSSAE; encoded by the coding sequence ATGAACCAGGAACGCGTATTTAAAGTTCTGCTTGGCCCGCACGTTTCCGAGAAGGCTACGGTTCTGGCAGACAAGAAAGGCCAGTTCGTTTTCAAGGTTGCGACCGACGCAACCAAGCTGGAAATCAAGAAGGCCGTCGAAAGCCTGTTCAGCGTGAAAGTAGAGCGCGTGACTACCCTGAACGTTCTGGGTAAAAGCAAGCGCACTGCTCGCGGTCTGGGCAAGCGTAATGACTGGAAGAAGGCAGTTATCTCCCTTCAGCCAGGCCAAGATCTCGATTTCAGCAGCAGTGCTGAGTAA
- the rplB gene encoding 50S ribosomal protein L2, producing MAIVKCKPTSPGRRFVVKVVNQELHKGAPHAPLLEKKSKSGGRNNNGRITTRHIGGGHKQHYRLVDFRRNDKDGIAATVERIEYDPNRTAHIALLLYADGERRYIIAPKGVSAGDQLIAGALAPIKPGNALQLRNIPVGSTVHGIELKPGKGAQIARSAGASAQLIAREGVYVTLRLRSGEMRKVLAECRATLGEVSNSEHSLRSLGKAGAKRWRGVRPTVRGVAMNPVDHPHGGGEGRTSGGRHPVSPWGFPTKGAKTRGNKRTDKMIVRRRK from the coding sequence ATGGCAATCGTTAAATGCAAACCGACTTCCCCTGGCCGCCGTTTTGTGGTCAAGGTGGTCAACCAGGAGCTGCATAAAGGCGCTCCTCACGCACCGCTGCTCGAGAAAAAATCGAAGTCTGGTGGTCGTAACAACAATGGCCGTATTACCACTCGTCACATCGGTGGTGGTCATAAGCAGCATTATCGTCTGGTCGACTTCCGTCGCAACGACAAGGATGGCATCGCTGCCACCGTCGAGCGTATCGAATACGATCCAAACCGTACTGCTCACATCGCTCTGCTGCTGTACGCAGATGGCGAGCGCCGCTACATCATCGCCCCTAAAGGCGTGAGTGCTGGCGACCAGCTGATCGCAGGTGCCCTGGCACCGATCAAGCCGGGCAACGCTCTGCAACTGCGTAACATTCCAGTTGGTAGCACCGTACACGGCATCGAATTGAAGCCAGGTAAAGGCGCACAGATCGCTCGTTCCGCTGGTGCTTCGGCTCAGCTGATCGCTCGTGAAGGTGTCTACGTGACCCTGCGTCTGCGTTCTGGTGAGATGCGTAAAGTACTGGCTGAATGCCGTGCGACCCTGGGCGAAGTCTCGAACTCCGAGCACAGCCTGCGTTCGTTGGGTAAAGCTGGTGCCAAGCGCTGGCGTGGCGTTCGCCCAACCGTTCGTGGTGTTGCCATGAACCCGGTTGACCACCCACATGGTGGTGGTGAAGGTCGTACCTCTGGTGGTCGTCATCCGGTATCGCCATGGGGCTTCCCGACTAAGGGCGCGAAGACTCGTGGTAATAAGCGTACCGACAAAATGATCGTCCGTCGTCGCAAGTAA
- the rpsS gene encoding 30S ribosomal protein S19: protein MPRSLKKGPFIDLHLLKKIEVAAEKNDRKPVKTWSRRSMILPQMVGLTIAVHNGRQHVPVLVNEDMVGHKLGEFAGTRTYRGHVADKKAKR from the coding sequence GTGCCACGTTCTCTGAAAAAAGGTCCTTTTATTGATCTTCACCTACTGAAGAAGATCGAAGTGGCGGCGGAAAAGAACGATCGCAAACCAGTTAAGACCTGGTCGCGTCGCTCGATGATCCTGCCACAAATGGTCGGTCTGACCATCGCAGTACACAACGGTCGCCAACACGTCCCAGTTCTCGTGAACGAAGACATGGTCGGCCACAAACTGGGCGAGTTCGCCGGTACCCGCACATACCGTGGGCACGTGGCTGACAAGAAAGCCAAGCGTTAA
- the rplV gene encoding 50S ribosomal protein L22, with amino-acid sequence MEVAAKLSGARISAQKARLVADQIRGKKVGEALNLLAFSSKKAAEIMKKVLESAVANAEHNEGADVDDLKVSTVFVNEGRSLKRIMPRAKGRADRIVKRSCHITVKVADK; translated from the coding sequence ATGGAAGTAGCCGCTAAGTTGTCGGGCGCTCGAATCTCCGCCCAGAAAGCCCGCTTGGTCGCCGACCAGATCCGCGGGAAGAAGGTGGGCGAAGCGCTCAACCTGTTGGCTTTCAGCAGTAAGAAAGCCGCCGAGATCATGAAGAAAGTGCTGGAGTCGGCCGTAGCCAACGCCGAGCATAACGAAGGCGCAGACGTTGATGACCTGAAGGTCAGCACCGTTTTCGTCAACGAAGGGCGTTCGCTGAAGCGCATCATGCCACGTGCCAAAGGCCGTGCTGATCGCATCGTCAAGCGGTCTTGCCATATCACTGTCAAGGTTGCTGACAAGTAA
- the rpsC gene encoding 30S ribosomal protein S3, with product MGQKVHPIGIRLGIVKEHTSVWYADGRTYADYLFADLKVREYLQDKLKSASVSRIDIHRPAQTARITIHTARPGIVIGKKGEDVEKLRQDLTKQMGVPVHINIEEIRKPELDGMLVAQSVAQQLERRVMFRRAMKRAVQNAMRIGAKGIKIQVSGRLGGAEIARTEWYREGRVPLHTLRADIDYANYEAHTTYGVIGVKVWIFKGEVIGGRQEELKPQAPAPRKKAAK from the coding sequence ATGGGTCAGAAAGTACATCCCATTGGCATTCGCCTGGGAATCGTCAAGGAGCACACCTCCGTCTGGTACGCAGACGGTCGGACTTATGCGGACTACTTGTTCGCTGATCTGAAGGTGCGTGAGTATCTCCAAGACAAACTAAAAAGCGCGTCCGTAAGCCGTATCGATATCCATCGTCCGGCGCAGACTGCACGTATCACCATCCACACCGCTCGTCCAGGTATCGTTATCGGGAAGAAAGGTGAAGATGTTGAGAAACTGCGTCAGGACCTGACCAAGCAAATGGGTGTGCCTGTGCACATCAATATCGAAGAGATCCGCAAGCCGGAGCTCGACGGTATGCTGGTTGCGCAGAGCGTAGCTCAGCAGCTGGAGCGTCGCGTAATGTTCCGTCGCGCTATGAAGCGCGCTGTACAGAACGCAATGCGCATTGGTGCCAAAGGCATCAAAATCCAAGTGAGCGGTCGTCTCGGCGGTGCTGAAATCGCACGTACTGAATGGTATCGCGAAGGTCGTGTGCCACTGCACACCCTGCGTGCCGACATCGACTATGCCAACTACGAAGCTCACACCACCTACGGTGTGATCGGTGTAAAGGTTTGGATCTTCAAAGGCGAAGTAATTGGTGGTCGCCAAGAAGAACTGAAGCCACAAGCACCAGCGCCTCGTAAAAAAGCTGCTAAGTAA
- the rplP gene encoding 50S ribosomal protein L16: protein MLQPKRTKFRKQMTGHNRGLALRGSKVSFGEFALKSVARGRLTARQIESARRALTRHVKRGGKIWIRVFPDKPVTKKPLEVRMGKGKGNVEYWVAQIQPGKVLYEIEGVSEELAREAFALAAAKLPLATSFVKRTVM, encoded by the coding sequence ATGTTGCAACCAAAGCGTACGAAGTTCCGCAAGCAAATGACCGGTCACAACCGTGGCCTGGCATTGCGCGGTAGCAAAGTCAGCTTCGGCGAGTTCGCGCTGAAGTCTGTTGCTCGTGGTCGTCTCACCGCTCGTCAGATCGAGTCAGCGCGTCGTGCTCTGACCCGTCACGTAAAACGTGGCGGCAAGATCTGGATCCGTGTATTCCCGGACAAGCCTGTCACCAAGAAGCCACTCGAAGTTCGGATGGGTAAAGGTAAGGGTAACGTGGAGTACTGGGTTGCCCAGATTCAGCCAGGCAAAGTCCTGTATGAAATCGAGGGTGTTTCTGAAGAGCTGGCGCGTGAGGCTTTCGCCCTGGCTGCTGCAAAGCTGCCGCTCGCCACCTCCTTTGTTAAACGGACGGTGATGTGA
- the rpmC gene encoding 50S ribosomal protein L29 → MKANELREKSAQQLNEQLLGLLRDQFNLRMQKATGQLGQSHLLSQVKRDIARVKTVLNQQAGK, encoded by the coding sequence ATGAAAGCGAATGAACTTCGTGAAAAATCAGCACAGCAGCTGAACGAGCAACTGCTCGGCCTGCTGCGCGACCAGTTCAATCTGCGTATGCAGAAAGCAACTGGCCAGTTGGGGCAGTCTCATCTGCTCTCGCAAGTTAAGCGTGACATCGCTCGCGTGAAAACTGTGCTCAACCAGCAGGCAGGTAAGTAA
- the rpsQ gene encoding 30S ribosomal protein S17, whose protein sequence is MAEAEKTVRTLTGRVVSDKMDKTITVLIERRVKHPIYGKYVKRSTKLHAHDETNQCHIGDKVTIRETRPMAKTKSWALVDVLERAVEV, encoded by the coding sequence ATGGCTGAAGCCGAAAAAACTGTCCGTACGCTGACTGGCCGTGTTGTCAGCGACAAGATGGACAAAACCATCACCGTTCTGATCGAGCGTCGCGTTAAGCACCCGATCTACGGTAAATACGTTAAGCGTTCGACTAAGCTGCACGCGCACGACGAAACCAATCAGTGCCACATCGGCGACAAAGTCACTATTCGTGAAACTCGTCCGATGGCCAAGACCAAGTCTTGGGCGCTGGTTGATGTTCTCGAACGCGCTGTGGAAGTCTAA
- the rplN gene encoding 50S ribosomal protein L14 — MIQTQSMLDVADNSGARRVMCIKVLGGSHRRYAGIGDIIKVTVKEAIPRGKVKKGQVMTAVVVRTRHGVRRADGSIIRFDGNAAVLLNNKQEPIGTRIFGPVTRELRTEKFMKIVSLAPEVL, encoded by the coding sequence ATGATTCAGACTCAATCCATGCTCGATGTGGCCGATAACAGCGGCGCTCGCCGTGTTATGTGCATCAAGGTGCTGGGTGGCTCCCATCGTCGTTACGCTGGTATCGGTGACATCATCAAAGTTACCGTCAAGGAAGCAATTCCTCGCGGTAAGGTGAAAAAAGGCCAAGTGATGACTGCTGTCGTAGTCCGCACTCGCCATGGCGTCCGTCGTGCTGACGGCTCCATCATCCGCTTTGATGGCAACGCTGCTGTTCTGTTGAACAACAAGCAAGAGCCGATCGGCACCCGTATCTTTGGGCCAGTGACCCGTGAACTTCGTACTGAGAAGTTCATGAAGATCGTCTCGCTCGCCCCAGAAGTGCTGTAA
- the rplX gene encoding 50S ribosomal protein L24, which yields MQKIRRDDEIIVIAGKDKGKRGKVLKVLADNRLVVGGLNLVKRHTKPNPMSGVQGGIVEKEAPLHASNVAIFNGETNKADRVGFKVEDGKKIRVFKSTQKAVDA from the coding sequence ATGCAAAAGATTCGTCGTGACGACGAGATCATCGTGATCGCCGGCAAAGACAAAGGTAAGCGCGGTAAGGTGCTGAAGGTTCTTGCTGACAACCGTCTGGTTGTTGGTGGTCTGAACCTGGTCAAGCGTCATACCAAGCCTAACCCGATGTCGGGCGTACAGGGCGGTATCGTCGAGAAAGAAGCGCCACTGCACGCTTCCAACGTCGCCATCTTCAACGGCGAAACCAACAAGGCTGACCGCGTTGGTTTCAAAGTAGAAGACGGTAAGAAAATTCGTGTCTTCAAGTCGACCCAAAAAGCGGTTGATGCTTGA
- the rplE gene encoding 50S ribosomal protein L5, translating to MARLKEIYRKEIAPKLKEELKLSNVMEVPRVTKITLNMGLGEAIGDKKVIEHAVADLEKITGQKVVVTYARKSIAGFKVREGWPIGVKVTLRRERMYEFLDRLLSISLPRVRDFRGLNAKSFDGRGNYSMGVKEQIIFPEIDYDKIDALRGLDITLTTTARTDDEGRALLRAFKFPFRN from the coding sequence ATGGCACGACTAAAAGAGATTTACCGGAAGGAAATCGCACCGAAACTTAAGGAAGAACTTAAGCTTTCGAACGTGATGGAAGTTCCGCGCGTTACCAAAATCACCCTGAACATGGGTCTGGGCGAAGCGATCGGCGACAAAAAAGTCATCGAGCACGCTGTTGCTGACCTGGAAAAGATCACCGGTCAGAAAGTCGTCGTGACTTACGCTCGGAAATCCATCGCTGGCTTCAAAGTCCGTGAAGGTTGGCCGATCGGCGTCAAAGTGACCCTGCGCCGTGAGCGTATGTACGAGTTCCTGGATCGTCTGCTGTCGATCTCCCTGCCTCGGGTTCGCGACTTCCGCGGCCTGAATGCCAAGTCCTTCGATGGTCGTGGTAACTACAGCATGGGCGTTAAAGAGCAGATCATTTTCCCGGAAATCGATTACGACAAGATCGACGCTCTCCGCGGTCTGGACATTACCCTGACCACCACTGCTCGGACGGATGACGAAGGTCGCGCACTGCTGCGCGCTTTCAAATTCCCGTTCCGCAACTGA
- the rpsN gene encoding 30S ribosomal protein S14, producing MAKKSMKNRELKRQLTVAKYATKRAALKAIIVDLNASPEARWEATVALQKQPRDASASRMRNRCRLTGRPHGVYRKFGLGRNMLRQAAMRGDVPGLVKASW from the coding sequence ATGGCCAAGAAGAGCATGAAGAACCGTGAGCTGAAGCGTCAGCTCACCGTTGCCAAGTACGCCACCAAGCGTGCAGCGCTGAAAGCTATCATCGTTGATCTGAACGCAAGTCCAGAAGCGCGTTGGGAAGCTACCGTAGCCCTGCAGAAGCAGCCACGTGACGCAAGTGCCTCGCGCATGCGTAACCGCTGCCGCCTGACTGGTCGTCCGCACGGCGTGTACCGCAAGTTCGGCCTCGGCCGTAACATGCTGCGTCAAGCTGCAATGCGTGGTGACGTTCCAGGCCTGGTTAAAGCCAGCTGGTAA
- the rpsH gene encoding 30S ribosomal protein S8 produces MSMQDPLADMLTRIRNAQMAEKSVVSMPSSTLKVAVAKVLKDEGYIAGYQISSEIKPLLSIELKYFEGRPVIEEVKRVSRPGLRQYKSVEDLPKVRGGLGVSIVSTNKGVMTDRAARAAGVGGEVLCTVF; encoded by the coding sequence ATGAGTATGCAGGACCCGTTAGCGGACATGCTAACTCGTATCCGTAATGCCCAGATGGCTGAAAAGTCCGTCGTAAGCATGCCATCTTCTACTTTGAAGGTAGCTGTTGCCAAAGTCCTGAAGGACGAAGGTTACATTGCGGGTTATCAGATCAGCAGCGAAATCAAGCCACTGCTGTCCATCGAGCTGAAGTACTTCGAAGGCCGTCCGGTCATCGAGGAAGTGAAGCGCGTTAGCCGTCCTGGCCTGCGTCAGTACAAGTCCGTTGAGGATCTGCCGAAAGTTCGTGGCGGCCTGGGCGTGTCTATCGTCTCCACCAACAAAGGTGTGATGACGGATCGTGCTGCGCGCGCTGCCGGTGTCGGCGGCGAAGTTCTTTGCACTGTGTTCTAA
- the rplF gene encoding 50S ribosomal protein L6 gives MSRVAKNPVKLPAGVEVKFAGQQLSVKGAKGTLQLNIHSSVEIVEEAGELRFAARNGDQQTRAMAGTTRALVNNMVQGVSQGFERKLQLVGVGYKAQAKGTVLNLALGFSHPVDYELPEGITAETPSQTDILIRGIDKQLVGQVAAEIRDFRPPEPYKGKGVRYADEVVRRKEAKKK, from the coding sequence ATGTCACGCGTCGCTAAGAACCCCGTTAAGCTGCCAGCCGGTGTCGAAGTCAAATTCGCAGGCCAACAGCTTTCGGTGAAGGGTGCCAAGGGCACTCTGCAACTGAACATCCATTCGTCCGTTGAGATCGTTGAAGAAGCTGGTGAGCTGCGTTTCGCTGCTCGCAATGGCGATCAACAGACTCGCGCAATGGCTGGTACCACTCGTGCGTTGGTAAACAACATGGTCCAAGGCGTGAGCCAAGGCTTCGAGCGCAAGCTCCAGCTGGTCGGTGTTGGTTACAAAGCGCAAGCAAAAGGCACAGTGCTGAACCTGGCTCTTGGCTTCTCGCACCCAGTGGATTATGAACTGCCGGAAGGCATCACCGCTGAGACTCCTAGCCAGACCGATATCCTGATCCGGGGCATCGACAAGCAGCTGGTAGGTCAAGTGGCCGCCGAGATCCGCGACTTCCGTCCACCAGAGCCGTACAAAGGCAAAGGTGTGCGCTACGCGGACGAAGTCGTCCGTCGTAAAGAAGCCAAGAAGAAGTAG
- the rplR gene encoding 50S ribosomal protein L18, translated as MTDKKVTRLRRARKARLKMHELEVVRLCVFRSSQHIYAQVISADGNKVLASASTLDKELRDGATGNIDAATKVGQLVATRAKAAGVSQVAFDRSGFKYHGRVKALADAAREAGLEF; from the coding sequence ATGACCGACAAAAAAGTTACTCGACTGCGTCGCGCTCGCAAAGCACGCCTGAAAATGCACGAACTCGAAGTCGTGCGTCTCTGCGTGTTCCGCTCGTCGCAGCACATCTACGCCCAGGTCATTTCGGCCGACGGCAACAAAGTCCTGGCAAGTGCCTCGACTTTGGATAAAGAACTGCGTGATGGCGCCACTGGCAACATCGACGCGGCCACTAAGGTTGGCCAGCTGGTCGCTACGCGTGCTAAAGCCGCTGGCGTCTCGCAGGTGGCTTTCGACCGCTCTGGCTTCAAGTACCACGGCCGCGTCAAGGCGCTGGCTGATGCTGCTCGTGAAGCTGGGCTGGAGTTCTAA
- the rpsE gene encoding 30S ribosomal protein S5 produces MSNNDQKRDEGYIEKLVQVNRVAKTVKGGRIFTFTALTVVGDGKGRVGFGRGKSREVPAAIQKAMEAARRNMIQVDLNGTTLQYAMKSAHGASKVYMQPASEGTGIIAGGAMRAVLEVAGVQNVLAKCYGSTNPVNVVHATFKGLKAMQSPESIAAKRGKSVKEIF; encoded by the coding sequence ATGTCAAATAACGACCAAAAGCGCGACGAAGGCTACATCGAGAAGCTGGTTCAAGTTAACCGCGTAGCCAAAACCGTTAAAGGCGGCCGTATCTTCACTTTCACTGCGTTGACCGTAGTGGGTGATGGTAAAGGCCGTGTTGGCTTCGGCCGTGGCAAGTCGCGTGAAGTGCCTGCTGCGATCCAGAAGGCAATGGAAGCTGCTCGCCGCAATATGATCCAGGTTGATCTGAACGGCACCACTCTGCAGTACGCAATGAAGTCCGCCCATGGCGCTTCGAAGGTGTACATGCAGCCTGCTTCTGAAGGTACCGGTATCATCGCTGGCGGCGCTATGCGTGCTGTCCTCGAAGTTGCTGGCGTTCAGAACGTTCTGGCCAAGTGCTACGGCTCGACTAACCCAGTAAACGTGGTTCACGCCACTTTCAAGGGTTTGAAGGCAATGCAGTCTCCTGAATCCATTGCCGCCAAGCGTGGCAAAAGCGTCAAGGAGATCTTCTGA
- the rpmD gene encoding 50S ribosomal protein L30: MATVKVTLIKSMTGRIPNHKLCVKGLGLRRIGHTVEVLDTPENRGMINKAYYMLRVEG; encoded by the coding sequence ATGGCTACCGTAAAAGTTACGCTGATCAAAAGCATGACCGGCCGCATCCCTAACCACAAACTGTGCGTTAAGGGTCTGGGTCTGCGTCGCATCGGTCACACTGTAGAAGTCCTGGATACTCCCGAGAATCGCGGGATGATCAACAAGGCTTACTACATGCTGCGTGTCGAGGGTTAA
- the rplO gene encoding 50S ribosomal protein L15 → MKLNDLSPAPGSRREKHRPGRGIGSGLGKTGGRGHKGQTSRSGGTIAPGFEGGQQPLHRRLPKFGFVSLKAMDRAEVRLSELAKVDGDIVTVQSLKDANVINQNVQRVKIMLSGEVARAVTIGKGIGATKGARAAIEAAGGKFEE, encoded by the coding sequence ATGAAACTCAATGATCTGAGTCCAGCGCCGGGTTCCCGTCGCGAAAAGCATCGTCCGGGCCGTGGTATCGGTAGTGGTTTGGGCAAGACCGGTGGCCGTGGCCACAAAGGTCAGACCTCCCGCTCCGGTGGCACTATTGCTCCAGGCTTTGAAGGCGGTCAACAGCCGCTGCATCGTCGCCTGCCGAAGTTCGGTTTCGTTTCCCTGAAAGCCATGGACCGCGCAGAAGTGCGTCTGTCCGAGCTGGCCAAAGTGGATGGCGACATCGTCACCGTGCAGTCCCTGAAGGATGCCAACGTGATCAACCAGAACGTTCAGCGTGTGAAAATCATGCTGTCGGGCGAAGTTGCTCGTGCTGTCACCATCGGAAAGGGAATCGGCGCCACCAAAGGTGCGCGTGCGGCTATCGAAGCAGCTGGCGGCAAGTTCGAGGAATAA
- the secY gene encoding preprotein translocase subunit SecY — translation MAKQGALSALGKGGMSELWARLRFLFLAIIVYRIGAHIPVPGINPDRLADLFRQNEGTILSLFNMFSGGALERMSIFALGIMPYISASIIMQLMSAVSPQLEQLKKEGEAGRRKISQYTRYGTVVLALVQAIGMSIGLAGQGVSFTADFSFHFVAVTTFVAGAMFMMWLGEQITERGVGNGISMLIFAGIVAGLPRAIGQSFESARQGDINIFALVAIGLLAVAIIGFVVFIERGQRRIAVHYAKRQQGRKVFAAQTSHLPLKVNMAGVIPAIFASSILLFPASLGAWFGQSEGMGWLQDISQSIAPGQPLNILLFSAGIIFFCFFYTALMFNPKDVAENLKKSGAFIPGIRPGEQSARYIDGVLTRLTMFGALYMTAVCLLPQFLVVAANVPFYLGGTSLLIVVVVVMDFMSQVQSHLVSHQYESLMKKANLKGYGSGMLR, via the coding sequence ATGGCTAAGCAAGGTGCTCTCTCTGCGCTCGGCAAAGGCGGTATGTCTGAACTCTGGGCTCGTCTGCGTTTTCTGTTCCTGGCGATTATCGTCTACCGAATAGGCGCACACATCCCGGTTCCAGGTATCAACCCGGACCGACTCGCGGACCTGTTTCGACAGAATGAGGGGACCATTCTTAGCTTGTTCAACATGTTTTCCGGCGGCGCGCTGGAGCGGATGAGCATCTTTGCACTGGGGATCATGCCGTACATTTCGGCATCGATCATCATGCAACTGATGAGCGCCGTCAGCCCGCAGCTGGAGCAGTTGAAGAAGGAAGGTGAAGCTGGCCGTCGCAAGATCAGCCAGTACACCCGCTACGGCACTGTCGTCCTCGCTCTCGTCCAGGCCATTGGCATGTCCATTGGTTTGGCGGGGCAGGGCGTTTCGTTCACTGCTGACTTCAGCTTTCATTTCGTTGCGGTAACCACTTTTGTGGCGGGCGCGATGTTCATGATGTGGCTGGGTGAGCAGATCACTGAGCGTGGTGTAGGCAACGGTATCTCGATGTTGATCTTCGCAGGTATCGTCGCCGGTCTTCCGAGAGCGATCGGGCAGTCTTTCGAGTCTGCGCGTCAGGGTGATATCAATATCTTCGCCCTGGTTGCCATCGGTCTGCTGGCAGTAGCGATTATCGGTTTCGTGGTGTTCATCGAGCGTGGTCAGCGTCGTATTGCTGTTCACTACGCCAAGCGTCAGCAGGGCCGCAAGGTGTTTGCTGCGCAGACCAGCCACTTGCCGTTGAAGGTGAACATGGCCGGTGTAATTCCGGCTATTTTCGCGAGCAGCATCTTGCTGTTCCCGGCTTCGTTGGGTGCCTGGTTCGGCCAGTCTGAAGGTATGGGCTGGTTGCAGGACATCTCGCAGTCGATCGCTCCTGGTCAGCCGTTGAATATTCTGCTGTTTAGTGCAGGGATTATTTTCTTCTGCTTCTTCTATACGGCGTTGATGTTCAATCCGAAAGACGTAGCGGAAAACCTGAAGAAGTCCGGTGCCTTTATTCCGGGCATCCGTCCAGGTGAGCAGTCTGCGCGCTACATTGATGGCGTTCTGACTCGCTTGACCATGTTCGGTGCTCTTTACATGACGGCCGTCTGTCTGTTGCCCCAGTTCCTGGTGGTTGCGGCAAACGTACCGTTCTACCTTGGCGGGACCTCGTTGCTGATCGTGGTCGTGGTTGTGATGGACTTCATGTCCCAAGTACAATCGCACCTCGTTTCGCACCAGTACGAATCCCTGATGAAGAAAGCCAACCTGAAGGGCTACGGCAGCGGCATGTTGCGCTGA
- the rpmJ gene encoding 50S ribosomal protein L36, producing the protein MKVRASVKKLCRNCKIIRREGVVRVICSAEPRHKQRQG; encoded by the coding sequence ATGAAAGTTCGTGCATCGGTGAAAAAGCTGTGCCGCAACTGCAAGATTATTCGCCGCGAAGGTGTTGTTCGGGTAATTTGCAGCGCGGAACCGCGTCACAAACAGCGCCAAGGCTGA
- the rpsM gene encoding 30S ribosomal protein S13, protein MARIAGVNIPDNKHTVISLTYIYGVGRTTAQKICAVTGVNPAAKIKDLSDEQIEQLRGEVAKFTTEGDLRREINMKIKRLMDLGCYRGLRHRRGLPVRGQRTKTNARTRKGPRKPIRK, encoded by the coding sequence ATGGCCCGTATTGCAGGCGTCAACATTCCAGATAACAAGCATACTGTTATCTCGCTGACCTACATCTATGGTGTTGGTCGCACTACTGCACAGAAAATTTGTGCAGTGACTGGGGTCAACCCAGCGGCAAAGATCAAGGATCTGAGCGACGAGCAAATTGAACAGCTGCGTGGCGAAGTGGCGAAGTTCACCACTGAAGGTGACCTGCGTCGCGAAATCAACATGAAAATCAAGCGCTTGATGGACCTCGGTTGCTATCGCGGTCTGCGTCATCGTCGTGGTCTGCCAGTACGCGGTCAGCGTACCAAGACCAACGCGCGTACCCGTAAAGGTCCGCGTAAGCCGATCCGCAAGTAA